A window of Roseiflexus castenholzii DSM 13941 genomic DNA:
GAATGCCATACCGATCACAGAGCCGGCGCAACCCTTGCAAAAACGATGCTGGCGGAACAATATAGCCGCCCTCGCCAAGCACCGGCTCGACCAGTACCGCCGCAACGTCCTCGGGTGTCGTCTGCGTGTGGAGGATATGCTCAATCTGCCGCAGCGGATTGCCACAGCACCCGGCATCGTCGGGCGCCGCGCCGGAGATGAACGACGGATCGGCGCCGGCGGCGCGCGCGACAGCGCAATGGAAACAGGCCGCATATGGCGCAAAGTGAACGCCTGCCGGCAACGGCGCGACGGCGTGGCGGTACTTGCCCTTGCTGCTCGTGAGCGCGAGCGCGCCCGCCGTGCGACCGTGGAACCCGCCCTCGAAAGCGATCACATCACTCCGACCGGTCGCCTGGCGCGCCAGTTTGATCGCGCCCTCAACCGCCTCGGCGCCACTGTTGCTGAAAAAGAAACTGTCGAGTTCAAGTGGCGCAATGGTGCGCAATTCAGCAACCAGTTCGAGCATCGGACGATGATAGACAATATTCGCCTGACCATGCAGCAGCAAGCCAGCCTGCTCACGGATAGCCGCCACCACGCGCGGATGACAGTGACCGGTATTCGTCACGCCGATGCCGCAGGTGAAATCGAGATACCGCCGCCCTTCGACATCGTATAGATAAACCCCTTCACCGCGCTCGACCAGAATATCGCTGTAGCGCGCCCAAACTGGAGAAAGAAATGCCGTCTGCTCGAGCAGATCCGTTGCTGATGGTGTTGTCATGGACTGTTTCCTTTTCTAGCGATCGCTCAGGCGTGCCAGCGCCGCGCGCGCTTCATTCGCCCACAGCGCGTCGTCGTTCTGATTGGCGACCGTATCAAATGATCGAATCGCCGCATTCAGGTCTCCGAGTTGCTCTTCCGCGCGTCCCTGATAATATCGCGCTTCAGGGTAGTTGCCGTTGCGCCGATTGACCGCTTCGCGAAAACGATTGACCGCCGCCTGAAAATTGCGCTGCGCAAAATAGACCCGTCCCAACCAATAGTGTGCTTCGGCGAAATTGGGTTCCAGGCGCGCAGCGATTTCGAGGTCATCGCGCGCCTCGCTCAATCGGTCCGCGCGGATCAGGAGCAACGCTCGACGAAAGTGAGGTTCAGCCAGACGCGGATTGGCATCGACAGCCTGTTTATAGGCGTCGAGCGCGCGCGTGCTATATCCCTGCTGTTCATAGATCTTCCCCAGCAGCAAGAACGCCTCCGCATAGCGCGATCGTTGCTCCAGCGCACGATTGACATTGCGTAACGCCTCGTCGATGCGACCGGCGCCAAACTGCGCCTGCGCCAGACCAAAGAGCGCTTCCGGAAAAGCGCTGCGCAACTGAAGCGCCTGCTGATATGCACTGATAGCGTCGTCAACGTCGCCAACGCGCACGCGCGCCTCGCCGAGCCAGAGGAACGCATCGGGCGATTGCGGATCAGCCTGTACCGCATTCAGAAAGTGCCCCGCAGCAATCGACCAATTGCCGCCAACTGCCGCCACGCGCCCCAGACCGATATGCGCCGCCGCTAGCGCCGGATTTTGCTGGAGCGCCGCGCGGTACTGCTGATTGGCTGCCTGCGAATCACCGCGCTGAAGCGCAATATCCCCCAACAGAACCAGCGCTTCCGGATAGATCGGTTGCCGCTCTAGCGCCCTCCGCGCCGACTCATCGGCGGCATCGAGACGCCCAATCCCCAGATACGCCAGCGCAGCGCGATAGCGAAATATCGCATTGCCTGGTTGCTGCGCAATCGCGCGCTCATAGGCGGTCACCGCAGGAGCATACTCGCGGAGTTCGATCAGTGTCATGCCAATCTGATCGAGCACTGCCGGATCGCTGGCGCCAGCGTCGAGAGCGGCAGCGTAGCGCCGCGCCGCAGCGCGGTCATTTCCCTTACGCCGCTCCAACTGCGCCAGCATCAGATGAGATCGAACATGGCGCGGATTTGAACCGATTGCTGCTTCAAACTGACGCTCAGCGCGATCAATCTCTCCCAGATCGATCAACACCAGCCCCAATTCGTGGGCAATATCGGCATAGGCTCGCGCGCTGCGCGCGGTATTCTGCTGCCCGCGCTCCAGCACATTGCGCGCTGCATCGAGACGTCCTGCATCACGGTAAAGTCGACTCATCTCAATGATCGCAGCAGCCCGGTTCCGTTCCACCAGCGGCATCAGAATCTGCTCTGCCTCCGCATACCCGTTCGGGCCGCTCAGGCGAAGCGCGCGCGCCAGCGCCAGCGCTTCGTCCGCCCCCGCGTGGTATTCAGCCAACCAACGCCGCTGCGCGATGGACTCTTCCCAGCGCTGCTCTTCCTCCGCCAGTTCAGCCAGACGGACGCGCGCCGGAAAATAGGACGGATTACGTTCCACTGCCGCTTCGAGCAATTGCCGCGCCTGTTCACGATTCCGGGGCAACGCCAGCATTGCCTGATAAACTAACGGCTCCGGCCGATCCGGCGCCAGCCGCGCTGCCGTCTCGAACGCCACGCGCGCATCATTCTCTTGATCATTCACCATAAGCGCTCGCCCGCGCAGGATAGCCAAGTCAACGTTGCCCGGTTGAACCTTCTCGAGCGTTTCGATCTGGCGCAACGCATCGGCAGCCGGCGACCATGTGCGCGTCAGACCGACCCAGATTGCCGCTACGCCTGTTGGCGCGCGTGTATCGCGCAGGCGCGCAAGTTCCACCTCAATCACCGCCAGCCAGAAACGGTAGCGACGACTCGCCAGATCGGCGCGGCGCGCCTGATGGGTGGCGATGCTGCCATCGATCCGGCGTTGTTCGGAGTCGGCAACCGCCGCTCGCTTGCTCCACTCCTGATCGAGCGTTGTGGCTTCGCGCAACGCAAGCGACATATCATTGAGAATCTGATTCAGGTCCGTTTCCCGCTGCGCGCGATCGGGCTCCGAGGGTGTTGCAATCAGGTCCAACTCCCACAGCAACGGACCGCGCGCGTTGACCATGCGCGCCATGTGGAGCAGCGCCCGCTCGCTCTGCACATGTGCCCGCAAGCGGGCATTCATCAGGGGGCGCAAATCGAATGGAACGACGCGGTCATCGGCGCCGATCTGACGAGTGGCAGCGGCAAGCGTCTCCGATGCCGCATCGAATCGTCCACTAAGACGATATGCCTCGGCGAGCGCAACAAGCAGCGACGTCGATGGCGGCAATAATTGTCGCGCCTGTTCGAGCGACACAGCAGCAGCGGCAGGATCACCCGACCGCAATTCCTCGAGCGCCAGGTTATAGCGCAATTCACCGAGGTCCTGCCCCTGAAGGAGCGCAATCGCCTGATTGAACGAATCACGCGCCGCCGGATCGCTCATATCGTGCTGCACGGCGCCAAGAGAAACATACAGGCGCGCCAGTTCGGTCGGCGGCGCGTCGGGCATGGCGGCAATCGCCCGGCGAAATTCGCTCATCGATTGCTCATAGTTACCGCGCGCCCACCAGGTCATTGCGCGCAGGGCGCGCAGCAAGCCAGGGCGCAACGCTGGCTGTTCGCGTTCCAGCGCATCGAACGCCGTAACTGCGGCATTGTACTGCCCACTGTTGTAATCCGCCAGCGCGCGCACCAGGCGCGGCAGAACGACACGCCCATTGATCGGCTGCGTGGCAAGCGGATAAACCGTCGGGAGAGCAAAGCGCCCGGCATACCCTTCAAGGCTGGCAAACGCCTGAATGCCGCCTGGCGCATAGATGAGCACCGGCGTCAACGTTGCCGAATCGAGCATTCCGCCAGGTGCGATCTCGCCCACAATGATCATATCGGCGCGATTCTCGCGCAGCAGCGCTAGCGCCGCCGCCTGATCGGCAGGCGGCGCATCGATCAGTCGAATGGCTACACCTGATCCCGCCGTCGCTGTCAGAACGTCCACCAATTCCTGCGCAACGGCGCGACCCGTAGCGCCGGGAACACCGCCCGGTTCAGAGAATGGCGCGACCAGCACTATCAATTCATCGACGCGGGCGCTGGGGAGCAGGCGCGGCAATCCGAGCACGATCAGCGTCACGACCAACACACCGGTGAGAATAGATGGCAGGCGCGCGCCGGACGCCCATCCGCGCACACGCCCCGTCCAGGGCGACTCCGCGCGCACGGCATCAGGCACCACTATCTCCTCGCCAGAACTGCTAATGATCGTTGCACTTCGCACCAGCCTGGCGTGCCGTAATACCTGCGCCCGTGCTGTTTGCACCCAAAAGCGCAGTTGGGCGCGCAGCGACGGCAACAGCGCCAGAGCGACAACCACAATCACAAGCAGGACCAGAGCGGTAATTAGCGCCTGCATAGGCTCACGACGTCTCCTGCGAAGCGCGACGCACATCGACAATCCGCACACGCAATTGGACGCTGTCAACGGGTAAGGGAAGAATGTGCCTGACCGCGCCTGGCGCGATAATCCCCGACGTTGGTTGATCGGTCAGCGCAATAACCGGAAGGTTCGGTTGATGTTGCGCCAGATTTGTGCAGAAATCACGCACCGGCTTTCCCATACGCCCATCAACGATGACCAGCGCCATTTCGGGATGGTACGCCAGCAACCGTTCGGCATCAAGCACCGTCGGCGCATCAAGCGCGCGCAGGTCTATCTCGTCGAGCAAGGGAGCGATGGCACTGCGCAAAAGCGCATCCGCAGACACAATCAGCGCCGGCGGCGGCGGAGACTTGCGACGATCGCGCTCAACCACCTGTTCACTGACGCCGCGAACATCCACCGCATAGGTGCTGCCAGGCAACTGTTTGGCATATTGCTTCATCTCTGCCGCGATCCGGCTGACTTCGTCATAATCGGCAAAGCGACGACGTCGGTTGGTCACCACTCCAATTGAGATCGTGGTGATCGGAAAGTTCCTCGGCACTCCCTGGCGATCCAC
This region includes:
- a CDS encoding aspartate aminotransferase family protein; translated protein: MTTPSATDLLEQTAFLSPVWARYSDILVERGEGVYLYDVEGRRYLDFTCGIGVTNTGHCHPRVVAAIREQAGLLLHGQANIVYHRPMLELVAELRTIAPLELDSFFFSNSGAEAVEGAIKLARQATGRSDVIAFEGGFHGRTAGALALTSSKGKYRHAVAPLPAGVHFAPYAACFHCAVARAAGADPSFISGAAPDDAGCCGNPLRQIEHILHTQTTPEDVAAVLVEPVLGEGGYIVPPASFLQGLRRLCDRYGILLIVDEVQSGFGRTGRFFAIEHFGVIPDIMTVAKGIASGLPLSGIIARRVIMERWQPGSHGGTYGGNAVACAAAVATIRAMREERMVENAARQGALLKAELLRLKAQVPSIGDVRGLGLMIGVELRTAEGMPDAALAKRVVAECRTRGLLLLTCGPYDNVIRFIPPLVVEEDQIRDAVRIFEDALAS
- a CDS encoding tetratricopeptide repeat protein, translated to MQALITALVLLVIVVVALALLPSLRAQLRFWVQTARAQVLRHARLVRSATIISSSGEEIVVPDAVRAESPWTGRVRGWASGARLPSILTGVLVVTLIVLGLPRLLPSARVDELIVLVAPFSEPGGVPGATGRAVAQELVDVLTATAGSGVAIRLIDAPPADQAAALALLRENRADMIIVGEIAPGGMLDSATLTPVLIYAPGGIQAFASLEGYAGRFALPTVYPLATQPINGRVVLPRLVRALADYNSGQYNAAVTAFDALEREQPALRPGLLRALRAMTWWARGNYEQSMSEFRRAIAAMPDAPPTELARLYVSLGAVQHDMSDPAARDSFNQAIALLQGQDLGELRYNLALEELRSGDPAAAAVSLEQARQLLPPSTSLLVALAEAYRLSGRFDAASETLAAATRQIGADDRVVPFDLRPLMNARLRAHVQSERALLHMARMVNARGPLLWELDLIATPSEPDRAQRETDLNQILNDMSLALREATTLDQEWSKRAAVADSEQRRIDGSIATHQARRADLASRRYRFWLAVIEVELARLRDTRAPTGVAAIWVGLTRTWSPAADALRQIETLEKVQPGNVDLAILRGRALMVNDQENDARVAFETAARLAPDRPEPLVYQAMLALPRNREQARQLLEAAVERNPSYFPARVRLAELAEEEQRWEESIAQRRWLAEYHAGADEALALARALRLSGPNGYAEAEQILMPLVERNRAAAIIEMSRLYRDAGRLDAARNVLERGQQNTARSARAYADIAHELGLVLIDLGEIDRAERQFEAAIGSNPRHVRSHLMLAQLERRKGNDRAAARRYAAALDAGASDPAVLDQIGMTLIELREYAPAVTAYERAIAQQPGNAIFRYRAALAYLGIGRLDAADESARRALERQPIYPEALVLLGDIALQRGDSQAANQQYRAALQQNPALAAAHIGLGRVAAVGGNWSIAAGHFLNAVQADPQSPDAFLWLGEARVRVGDVDDAISAYQQALQLRSAFPEALFGLAQAQFGAGRIDEALRNVNRALEQRSRYAEAFLLLGKIYEQQGYSTRALDAYKQAVDANPRLAEPHFRRALLLIRADRLSEARDDLEIAARLEPNFAEAHYWLGRVYFAQRNFQAAVNRFREAVNRRNGNYPEARYYQGRAEEQLGDLNAAIRSFDTVANQNDDALWANEARAALARLSDR